The following coding sequences are from one Paenarthrobacter ureafaciens window:
- a CDS encoding FtsB family cell division protein, translated as MATRRPKVPRADALGRQSGSPPASERHQAGGPADETAGEIIEASFGSSPSTTPAGTTGSAIKGKATGGPNGAGAATAVRKPSARTGTPSKSAPSLRGASAPDSKSGGAKQVPGDHESIDPVPAKAFSGRLLAFAVVMIAITVMLAPTVKVFLEKRSEISALEAEIAAQEAEQEDLNKQLSRWQDPNYVKQQARDRINMVMPGETGYWVFGGEDAAGTPGGRTGSGTSENPANLPWVDALWESIRRSATD; from the coding sequence ATGGCCACCCGTCGTCCAAAGGTACCCAGGGCCGACGCCCTCGGCAGGCAGTCCGGCTCCCCGCCCGCCTCCGAACGCCACCAGGCCGGCGGCCCCGCCGATGAAACGGCCGGGGAGATCATCGAGGCCTCATTCGGCAGCAGCCCCTCGACCACGCCGGCAGGAACGACCGGTAGCGCCATCAAGGGAAAAGCAACGGGCGGGCCAAACGGTGCCGGCGCCGCGACTGCCGTGAGGAAGCCGTCCGCGCGTACCGGCACGCCGTCGAAATCCGCTCCTTCCCTCCGCGGGGCCTCCGCTCCGGACAGTAAGTCAGGAGGCGCCAAACAGGTCCCCGGTGATCATGAAAGCATCGATCCGGTACCGGCCAAGGCCTTCTCGGGACGCCTGTTGGCCTTTGCAGTGGTCATGATTGCCATCACGGTCATGCTGGCCCCCACGGTCAAGGTGTTCCTCGAGAAACGCTCCGAAATCTCGGCCCTGGAAGCGGAAATCGCGGCGCAGGAAGCCGAGCAGGAGGACCTGAACAAGCAGCTATCGCGGTGGCAGGACCCCAACTACGTGAAACAGCAGGCCCGCGACCGCATTAACATGGTTATGCCGGGTGAAACGGGATACTGGGTGTTTGGCGGGGAAGATGCCGCCGGAACGCCTGGGGGCCGCACCGGCTCCGGCACATCCGAAAACCCGGCCAACTTGCCCTGGGTGGATGCGCTTTGGGAGTCCATCAGACGATCGGCAACAGACTAG
- a CDS encoding DUF501 domain-containing protein, translated as MEANTAALPQESRQPSEHDLDVLSRQLGRPVRDVVEIPARCVCGNPLVAATAPRLSNGTPFPTTFYLTHPVITSAVSRLEAAGLMNRMNDRLSAEPDLAESYRGAHESYLQARDQIAERSGTGAVPEIAGVSAGGMPTRVKCLHVLVGHSLAAGPGVNPLGDEALEAISEWWTKDRCYCDGAWDTEGEAPSRDLSRHGPQGLPGIVGRPAPVRKSKTPEDTTAETTEEHP; from the coding sequence GTGGAAGCAAACACGGCAGCCTTGCCGCAGGAATCCCGCCAGCCATCAGAACACGACCTGGATGTCCTGAGCCGCCAGCTCGGCCGTCCCGTCCGTGACGTCGTGGAGATCCCCGCCCGTTGCGTGTGCGGCAATCCGCTGGTTGCGGCCACGGCACCCCGGCTGAGTAACGGAACCCCGTTCCCCACGACGTTCTACCTGACCCACCCGGTCATTACGTCGGCGGTGTCCCGTCTGGAAGCAGCCGGGCTCATGAACCGGATGAATGACCGCCTGTCCGCCGAGCCGGATCTCGCCGAGTCTTACCGCGGCGCCCACGAATCCTACCTCCAGGCCCGGGACCAGATCGCCGAACGTTCCGGCACGGGTGCGGTTCCGGAGATTGCCGGAGTCTCGGCAGGCGGCATGCCCACCCGCGTGAAATGCCTGCATGTCCTGGTGGGCCACTCCCTGGCGGCCGGTCCCGGCGTGAACCCGTTGGGTGATGAAGCGCTGGAAGCCATCTCGGAGTGGTGGACCAAGGACCGCTGCTATTGCGACGGCGCATGGGACACCGAGGGTGAGGCCCCGTCGAGGGATCTCAGCCGCCATGGCCCGCAGGGCTTGCCTGGCATCGTTGGCCGGCCGGCCCCGGTGCGCAAGTCAAAGACCCCTGAGGACACCACTGCCGAAACGACGGAAGAGCATCCATGA
- a CDS encoding Ppx/GppA phosphatase family protein, giving the protein MSRVAAIDCGTNSIRLLIADSPNGGSGPLADVVREMRVVRLGQGVDATGELAPEALERTFAAAKDYAELINKHDAGKVRFVATSATRDARNRDVFVDGIRGLLGVEPEVISGEEEASLSFAGASSVLPVKDDDAVLVVDLGGGSTEFVLGDSNGVIAARSVDIGCVRLTERHLKGDPPTAEEIAAAEADVDAAINLAAETVPFHRATAVVGVAGSITTITAHALGLSEYQPNRIHGAYLDSATISDAATNLLNMGRADRAALPYMHPGRVDVIGAGALVWRRIVARLVETGNGRINGALASEHDILDGIALSIRGSA; this is encoded by the coding sequence ATGAGCCGTGTGGCCGCCATCGACTGTGGAACCAACTCGATCCGCCTGCTGATCGCCGATTCCCCCAACGGGGGATCCGGGCCGTTGGCTGACGTTGTCCGCGAAATGCGCGTGGTCCGCCTGGGACAAGGCGTTGACGCCACCGGGGAGCTCGCTCCCGAGGCCCTTGAACGGACCTTCGCTGCCGCCAAGGATTACGCGGAACTCATCAACAAGCACGACGCCGGCAAGGTCCGTTTCGTCGCCACGTCGGCGACGCGGGACGCCCGGAACCGGGACGTCTTCGTCGATGGCATCCGCGGGTTGCTTGGTGTGGAACCCGAGGTCATCTCCGGCGAGGAGGAAGCTTCCCTGTCCTTCGCCGGTGCCAGCAGCGTGCTGCCTGTCAAAGACGACGACGCCGTCCTGGTGGTGGACCTTGGCGGCGGCAGCACGGAGTTCGTCCTGGGTGATTCCAACGGCGTCATCGCTGCCCGTTCGGTGGACATCGGCTGCGTGCGCCTTACGGAACGGCACCTCAAGGGCGATCCTCCCACCGCGGAAGAGATCGCAGCAGCAGAAGCCGACGTCGACGCAGCCATCAACCTCGCAGCGGAAACCGTTCCCTTCCACCGTGCCACCGCCGTCGTGGGTGTTGCCGGTTCCATTACCACCATCACGGCCCACGCCCTGGGCCTGAGCGAGTACCAGCCGAACCGGATCCATGGCGCCTACCTCGATTCCGCCACCATCAGCGATGCTGCGACCAACCTGCTGAACATGGGCCGTGCCGATCGTGCCGCCCTGCCCTACATGCACCCCGGCCGGGTGGATGTTATCGGAGCCGGCGCGCTGGTGTGGCGACGCATCGTCGCCCGATTGGTCGAAACGGGCAACGGCCGCATCAATGGCGCGTTGGCCAGCGAGCACGACATTCTGGACGGCATTGCGCTAAGCATCCGGGGTTCTGCATGA
- a CDS encoding S8 family serine peptidase, with product MSMRFRRSLSASLAAFLAGGALVGSLATAPAAMADSWRDKEHWLKESGITNAWQVSKGAGVKVAIIDSGVDGNHPDLKGVVTGGADASKAGAPNGQKSIGAKPEHGTLVATMLAGRGHTTPTASPSASPSAAPTTPPAGGPDGIVGVAPEAELLSVSTWLGSPNPGGKTDQEQIPDAVRWAVDNGAKVINISLGSTSPDWPQSWDAAFLYAEQKDVVIVAAAGNRVGGNVQVGAPATIPGVLTVAGLDGDGKASVDSSSQGISIGVAAPAEDLVGGIPGGGYAEWAGTSGAAPIVSGVAALIRSKWPEMSAAQVINRIVSTAKDAGAPGKDPLYGYGILDAEAALKGTVPTTSTNPLGSIGDWIRVHRRGDLSAPTQAPVESPTSAPPTLADPTVPVAQAPATVDDALPAAVVLGFGALFIAIIAGAAIQLRRAYKNPPATPEEADTGVMEAVDPPTKRS from the coding sequence ATGAGTATGCGGTTCCGGCGCAGCCTTTCCGCCTCGCTCGCGGCCTTCCTGGCCGGGGGAGCGCTGGTGGGCTCGCTGGCGACCGCACCGGCGGCGATGGCCGACTCGTGGCGGGACAAAGAGCACTGGCTCAAGGAATCGGGAATCACCAACGCCTGGCAGGTCTCGAAAGGGGCCGGCGTCAAGGTAGCCATCATCGACAGCGGTGTTGACGGCAACCACCCGGACCTCAAGGGAGTTGTCACCGGCGGCGCTGATGCCTCGAAAGCGGGAGCGCCGAACGGCCAGAAGAGCATCGGCGCCAAACCGGAGCACGGCACATTGGTGGCCACCATGCTGGCCGGCCGCGGACACACAACGCCTACGGCTTCCCCGTCCGCCTCGCCGTCAGCGGCCCCCACGACGCCACCTGCGGGAGGGCCTGACGGGATAGTGGGCGTAGCGCCGGAAGCCGAACTTCTGTCCGTCTCAACGTGGCTTGGCTCGCCGAACCCCGGCGGAAAAACGGACCAGGAACAAATCCCGGATGCCGTCCGCTGGGCCGTGGACAACGGTGCGAAGGTCATCAACATTTCCTTGGGCAGCACGTCTCCGGACTGGCCTCAGAGTTGGGACGCGGCCTTCCTTTACGCCGAACAAAAGGACGTCGTCATCGTTGCTGCCGCCGGGAACCGGGTTGGCGGCAACGTCCAGGTGGGCGCACCCGCCACCATCCCCGGGGTCCTCACGGTCGCAGGCCTGGACGGCGACGGCAAAGCCAGCGTGGATTCCTCCTCCCAGGGCATCAGCATCGGTGTAGCAGCCCCCGCTGAAGACCTCGTGGGCGGCATCCCCGGCGGCGGCTACGCCGAGTGGGCCGGAACCTCGGGTGCAGCGCCCATCGTTTCCGGGGTCGCCGCCCTGATCCGGTCCAAGTGGCCGGAGATGAGTGCAGCGCAGGTCATCAACCGGATCGTGAGCACCGCCAAGGATGCAGGCGCCCCGGGCAAGGACCCGTTGTACGGCTACGGGATCCTTGATGCCGAGGCTGCTTTGAAGGGAACCGTCCCCACAACCAGCACCAACCCGTTGGGCTCCATCGGCGATTGGATCAGGGTCCATCGACGCGGCGACCTCAGCGCTCCGACCCAGGCTCCGGTCGAGAGTCCCACCAGCGCGCCTCCCACCTTGGCGGACCCCACCGTTCCCGTGGCGCAGGCTCCGGCGACGGTCGACGATGCTCTGCCGGCCGCCGTCGTGCTTGGTTTCGGCGCCTTGTTCATCGCCATCATTGCCGGTGCCGCAATCCAGTTGCGCCGGGCTTATAAAAACCCGCCGGCGACGCCGGAGGAGGCCGATACCGGCGTCATGGAAGCGGTGGATCCACCTACCAAACGTAGTTAG
- a CDS encoding NAD(P)/FAD-dependent oxidoreductase — protein sequence MATTPELIDRPRVLVVGGGYVGLYVALKLQKKIANAGGIVTVVDPLPYMTYQPFLPEVAGGNIEARHAVVSHRQHLKQTELIQGRVTSIDHANRTAVVAPSDGGAPFEIPYFDVVMAAGAITRTFPIKGLADKGIGLKTIEEAVALRNKLLERIEAASTMTDPAARAKALTFVVVGGGFAGIECLTEMEDLARAAVRNNPRIRQEEVRFILVEAMGRIMPEVTASQAEWVVEHLRSRGIEVLLNTSLDSAEGNLKLINLPDKTSAGEIEADTLVWAAGVQANPMIRSTDFPLEPRGRVRVLPDLRIAGDEGIIENAWAAGDIAAVPDLTGKGLPDGTCVPNAQHALRQAKKLAKNLWASRWDKPLHDYKHKNLGAVAGFGEWKGVANINLLGRIGLKGGLAWLAHRGYHGMAMPTVERKFRVVFGWILAFFAGRDTTQLMDLDNPRGAFVAAATPAPKPAAAAPAPAEAKPAEVKTPVTADAK from the coding sequence ATGGCAACCACCCCAGAGCTCATTGACCGTCCCCGGGTTCTCGTCGTCGGCGGCGGCTACGTCGGCCTGTACGTAGCACTCAAACTGCAGAAGAAGATCGCGAATGCAGGTGGCATCGTCACCGTCGTGGATCCACTGCCCTACATGACCTACCAGCCGTTCCTCCCCGAGGTAGCCGGCGGCAACATCGAGGCACGCCACGCCGTTGTCTCCCACCGTCAGCACCTGAAGCAGACTGAGCTCATCCAGGGCCGCGTCACCAGCATCGACCACGCCAACCGCACCGCTGTGGTTGCGCCCTCGGACGGCGGCGCTCCGTTTGAGATCCCGTACTTCGACGTCGTCATGGCCGCTGGTGCCATCACCCGTACCTTCCCCATCAAGGGCCTCGCGGACAAGGGCATCGGCCTGAAGACCATCGAGGAAGCAGTTGCACTGCGCAACAAGCTCCTTGAGCGCATCGAAGCCGCATCCACCATGACGGACCCGGCCGCACGTGCCAAGGCCCTGACGTTCGTGGTTGTTGGCGGCGGCTTCGCCGGCATCGAGTGCCTCACCGAAATGGAAGACCTCGCCCGCGCAGCTGTGCGCAACAACCCGCGCATCCGCCAGGAGGAAGTCCGCTTCATCCTGGTCGAAGCCATGGGCCGCATCATGCCCGAGGTCACCGCTTCCCAGGCCGAGTGGGTTGTGGAACACCTCCGCAGCCGCGGCATCGAGGTCCTGCTGAACACCTCGCTGGACAGCGCCGAAGGCAACCTCAAGCTCATCAACCTCCCGGACAAGACCTCCGCCGGTGAAATCGAAGCAGACACCCTGGTCTGGGCTGCAGGCGTGCAGGCCAACCCGATGATCCGCTCCACCGACTTCCCGCTCGAACCCCGTGGCCGCGTCCGCGTCCTCCCGGACCTGCGCATTGCAGGCGACGAAGGCATCATCGAGAACGCCTGGGCTGCCGGCGACATCGCCGCTGTTCCGGACCTGACCGGCAAGGGCCTCCCGGACGGTACCTGCGTACCGAACGCACAGCACGCACTTCGCCAGGCCAAGAAGCTCGCCAAGAACCTCTGGGCTTCCCGCTGGGACAAGCCGTTGCACGATTACAAGCACAAGAACCTTGGTGCTGTAGCCGGCTTCGGCGAGTGGAAGGGTGTTGCGAACATCAACCTGCTGGGCCGCATCGGCCTCAAGGGCGGACTCGCCTGGTTGGCACACCGTGGCTACCACGGCATGGCCATGCCCACTGTTGAGCGCAAGTTCCGCGTGGTCTTCGGCTGGATCCTGGCCTTCTTCGCCGGCCGCGACACCACGCAGCTGATGGACCTGGACAACCCGCGCGGTGCGTTCGTGGCCGCGGCGACCCCGGCCCCGAAGCCGGCTGCTGCCGCTCCCGCACCTGCTGAAGCCAAGCCCGCCGAGGTCAAGACCCCGGTAACGGCTGACGCCAAGTAG
- a CDS encoding ACT domain-containing protein, translating to MPGETDLETLLESMQPVVREGDYVYALWPHGKPLEGDIEAAVREAEGLTVVLRRDEADRLGLHYDFVAAWITLQIHSALEAVGLTAAVSSALTHAGISCNVLAGFHHDHLLVPAAEAGRALDVLRLLGRGIVLRDERLEDRAAILELAAKAFSVSPVTGEPVQGTPVEGGPAAGALRVRRIHSEPEHRGGNRR from the coding sequence ATGCCCGGCGAAACTGACTTGGAAACACTTCTCGAATCCATGCAACCCGTTGTCCGCGAGGGCGACTACGTCTACGCACTGTGGCCGCACGGAAAGCCGCTGGAAGGCGACATCGAGGCTGCGGTCCGGGAAGCGGAGGGCCTGACCGTGGTTCTGCGGCGCGACGAAGCGGACCGGCTTGGCCTGCACTATGACTTCGTGGCTGCATGGATCACCTTGCAGATCCATTCGGCCCTGGAAGCTGTTGGACTGACTGCTGCGGTCAGTTCGGCCCTCACCCATGCCGGCATCAGCTGCAACGTCCTGGCCGGCTTCCACCACGACCACCTGCTGGTGCCGGCTGCCGAGGCCGGACGCGCCCTTGATGTGCTCCGCCTGCTGGGACGCGGAATAGTGCTGAGGGACGAACGCCTGGAGGATCGTGCGGCCATCCTGGAACTCGCCGCGAAGGCGTTCTCCGTTTCGCCGGTCACGGGGGAACCCGTCCAAGGTACGCCAGTGGAGGGGGGGCCTGCTGCGGGAGCTCTTCGAGTGCGACGAATACATTCCGAACCTGAGCATCGTGGCGGAAATCGCCGGTGA
- a CDS encoding GNAT family N-acetyltransferase translates to MVAEIAGEIVGHVISTRAWVGDLELLGLGPIAVEPTLQRRGIGSALMRETTLRATAAGERGIALLGSTSYYPRFGYVPAATVGVAPPDAAWGDHFQLLRLPAWPDGVRGTFRYAAPFERL, encoded by the coding sequence ATCGTGGCGGAAATCGCCGGTGAGATCGTGGGGCACGTCATCAGTACCCGGGCATGGGTGGGGGACCTGGAACTCCTTGGCCTCGGGCCGATAGCGGTGGAGCCCACGCTCCAGCGGCGGGGGATCGGTTCTGCGCTGATGCGCGAGACCACGCTGCGGGCCACAGCGGCAGGGGAGCGCGGAATCGCTTTGCTGGGAAGTACCAGCTACTACCCGCGCTTCGGCTACGTCCCGGCGGCAACCGTTGGCGTCGCTCCGCCGGACGCCGCGTGGGGCGACCACTTCCAGTTGTTGCGGCTTCCGGCATGGCCCGACGGCGTGCGGGGAACCTTCCGCTACGCGGCGCCGTTTGAGCGCCTTTAG
- a CDS encoding ABC transporter substrate-binding protein: MFDLSQAAPRAAKLTALGIGVALLATACGGSSTPSQSNTGSSSAAAAGISCPAPSGGAGAGNSQAATNSGPVPPSTTTTSTPLKIGSLLPTTGSLAFLGPPEIAGVNLGIKEVNDAGGVLGAPVEVIHRDSGDTKTDIATQSTTALLGQGVSAIIGAASSGVSKTVINQITGAGVIQFSPANTSPDFTTWDDKGLYWRTAPSDVLQGKVLGNYMATCGAQTVGMIVLNDAYGTGLQKNVKEAFEAAGGKVVAEELFNEGDSQFSSQVDKVLAAKPDAIALITFDQAKSIVPLITGKGIKPTQLFMVDGNTSDYSKDFQAGTLKGAQGTIPGTFAKDAFKQKLLAIDPALKDYSYAGESYDAVNLISLAAEAAKSTKGPDIAAKLKEVSEGGEKCNSYAACVTLLREGKDIDYDGQSGPVTFSDAGDPTEAYIGIYEYQDDNTYKPVREEFGKL, translated from the coding sequence ATGTTTGATCTTTCCCAAGCGGCGCCCCGGGCCGCCAAGCTGACAGCGCTTGGCATTGGGGTCGCTCTGCTCGCCACAGCCTGTGGCGGGTCTTCAACGCCGAGCCAGTCCAATACCGGCTCCAGCTCGGCCGCCGCAGCAGGCATTTCCTGCCCGGCACCCAGTGGAGGGGCGGGTGCAGGCAACAGCCAGGCCGCTACCAACTCTGGCCCCGTACCTCCCTCGACCACCACTACCTCCACTCCGCTCAAGATTGGATCGCTCCTGCCGACAACGGGGTCGCTGGCGTTCCTTGGCCCGCCCGAAATTGCCGGTGTAAACCTCGGCATCAAGGAAGTCAATGATGCAGGCGGCGTGCTCGGTGCTCCCGTCGAGGTAATCCACCGTGACTCCGGTGATACCAAGACCGATATCGCTACGCAGTCCACCACCGCCCTCCTGGGCCAGGGAGTCAGCGCCATCATCGGTGCAGCCTCCTCGGGTGTCTCCAAGACCGTCATCAACCAGATCACGGGTGCCGGTGTCATCCAGTTCTCGCCGGCCAACACCTCGCCGGACTTCACTACGTGGGATGACAAGGGGCTGTACTGGCGTACTGCGCCTTCCGACGTCCTGCAGGGCAAGGTCCTCGGCAACTACATGGCCACCTGTGGAGCCCAGACCGTTGGCATGATCGTGCTTAACGACGCTTACGGAACCGGCCTGCAGAAGAACGTCAAGGAAGCCTTCGAGGCTGCCGGCGGCAAGGTTGTGGCTGAGGAACTGTTCAACGAAGGCGACTCGCAGTTCAGCAGCCAGGTGGACAAGGTCCTCGCAGCCAAGCCGGATGCCATTGCCCTGATCACCTTCGACCAGGCCAAGAGCATCGTTCCGCTGATCACCGGCAAGGGCATCAAGCCGACGCAGCTGTTCATGGTTGACGGAAACACTTCCGACTACAGCAAGGACTTCCAGGCAGGCACCTTGAAGGGCGCCCAGGGCACCATCCCGGGTACCTTCGCCAAGGACGCCTTCAAGCAGAAGCTCCTGGCCATCGATCCCGCCCTGAAGGATTACAGCTACGCAGGTGAGTCCTACGACGCCGTGAACCTGATCTCCCTGGCCGCCGAGGCTGCCAAGAGCACCAAGGGTCCGGACATCGCAGCCAAGCTGAAGGAAGTCTCCGAGGGCGGCGAAAAGTGCAACAGCTACGCTGCTTGCGTGACGCTCCTTCGCGAAGGCAAGGACATCGACTACGACGGCCAGTCCGGTCCTGTGACCTTCTCCGACGCCGGTGACCCCACCGAGGCGTACATCGGTATCTACGAATACCAGGATGACAACACCTACAAGCCGGTTCGTGAAGAGTTCGGCAAGCTCTAA
- a CDS encoding phosphotransferase, which produces MTDAISSRQLELLTSWLGHFTVIQDHSWPLQDTTVLQLETEDGRHVTVKASLTSHHIRREIKAYARGLPGLRGRIPDLLHSAPDAGLLVTGFLPGTLVAGTAAEHESDTYYQAGKLLARLHRPAGTSASYLRSMALRTSAIIERLDGLVTAPVLRRVAEELAAVEVYPVELVTTHGDFQPRNWLYDDGAVKVIDFGRADLRPWVHDVVRLSHQQFRTNPELEAAFHHGFGRLVRTPEEAGVWRLENLNQAVGTVVWAHQVGDQAFEQQGVLMLERVLEGFEPFAS; this is translated from the coding sequence ATGACTGACGCAATTTCCAGCCGACAGTTGGAACTCTTGACGTCCTGGCTTGGTCACTTCACTGTGATCCAGGACCACTCCTGGCCGCTCCAGGACACTACCGTCCTGCAGTTGGAAACCGAGGATGGCCGGCACGTTACGGTGAAGGCCAGCCTGACCAGCCACCACATCCGCCGTGAAATCAAGGCGTACGCCCGTGGGCTGCCCGGCCTTCGCGGCAGGATTCCTGACCTTTTGCACTCCGCACCGGATGCCGGCCTGTTGGTCACCGGATTCCTGCCCGGCACGCTGGTAGCCGGGACCGCTGCAGAACATGAATCGGATACCTATTACCAAGCCGGCAAGCTCCTTGCACGGCTGCATCGGCCGGCGGGAACATCCGCGAGTTACTTGCGCTCGATGGCGCTCAGGACTTCTGCGATCATCGAGCGCCTGGACGGCCTTGTGACCGCACCCGTGCTGCGCCGCGTGGCTGAGGAGCTTGCCGCCGTCGAGGTTTACCCTGTTGAGTTGGTGACCACCCACGGTGATTTCCAACCCAGGAACTGGCTGTACGACGACGGCGCGGTGAAAGTAATCGACTTTGGCCGCGCGGACCTGCGCCCGTGGGTCCACGACGTGGTCCGCCTCAGCCACCAGCAGTTCCGGACAAACCCGGAACTTGAGGCGGCTTTTCATCACGGGTTCGGGCGGCTCGTCAGGACCCCGGAAGAGGCCGGCGTGTGGCGCCTCGAGAACCTGAACCAAGCCGTCGGAACCGTGGTCTGGGCACATCAGGTGGGAGACCAGGCCTTCGAACAGCAAGGTGTCCTCATGCTTGAAAGGGTGTTGGAAGGCTTCGAACCGTTCGCTTCCTGA
- a CDS encoding ABC transporter ATP-binding protein, whose product MSATSAMPAAAGSPTEEAVVKVTDLVAGYLPGVNILNGCSIEARKGELIGIIGPNGAGKSTLLKAMFGLVKVHSGTVVVRGKDLTGLKANKLVTQGVGFVPQTNNVFSTLTIEENLQMGLFQRPKVFNERFDFVTSLFPELGKRRAQRAGSLSGGERQMVAMGRALMMDPAVLLLDEPSAGLSPVKQDETFLRVHEINRAGVSVIMVEQNARRCLQICDRGYVLDQGRDAYTGTGRELMKDPKVIQLYLGTLADEV is encoded by the coding sequence GTGAGCGCCACCAGTGCCATGCCTGCCGCCGCAGGCAGTCCCACGGAAGAAGCCGTCGTCAAGGTTACCGACCTCGTGGCTGGCTACCTGCCGGGCGTCAATATCCTCAACGGATGCAGCATTGAAGCCCGGAAGGGCGAATTGATCGGAATCATCGGTCCCAACGGTGCCGGCAAGTCCACTCTTCTGAAGGCGATGTTCGGGCTGGTCAAGGTCCACTCAGGCACTGTCGTGGTGCGTGGCAAGGACCTTACGGGCCTCAAAGCCAACAAACTGGTGACGCAGGGTGTGGGCTTCGTACCGCAGACCAACAACGTCTTCTCCACCCTCACCATCGAGGAGAACCTCCAGATGGGCCTGTTCCAGAGGCCCAAGGTATTCAACGAGCGCTTCGACTTTGTCACCAGCCTCTTCCCCGAACTCGGCAAGCGGCGTGCGCAGCGTGCAGGCTCGCTGTCCGGCGGTGAACGGCAGATGGTGGCCATGGGCCGTGCCCTCATGATGGACCCGGCCGTGCTGCTCCTGGACGAGCCCTCGGCCGGCCTCTCCCCCGTCAAGCAGGACGAGACATTCCTGCGCGTCCACGAGATCAACCGTGCCGGCGTCTCGGTGATCATGGTGGAACAGAACGCACGCCGCTGCCTGCAGATCTGCGACCGCGGATACGTCCTGGACCAGGGCAGGGACGCCTACACGGGCACCGGACGCGAACTGATGAAGGACCCGAAGGTCATCCAGCTCTACCTAGGCACCTTGGCCGACGAGGTCTAG
- a CDS encoding ABC transporter ATP-binding protein produces the protein MTDTRPIAVGENTPGCKKRDPIVVAENVTRSFGGINAVDVEYLEIPRHKITALIGPNGAGKTTLFNLLTGFDTPNSGQWQFEGNSLAGVSSYKVARMGMVRTFQLTKVMGKLTVMENMRLGAANQPGERLSKALFKGMWGGREKEITAQANVLLEKFKLDAKKDDYAASLSGGQRKLLEMARSLMVRPKLVMLDEPMAGVNPALTQSLLDHIKNLKAEGMTVLFVEHDMNMVRHIADWVVVMAEGKVVAEGPPGEVMKNPAVIDAYLGAHHDVDLGDAQGIKELEAELVADDESVVGTEDAGILSTDVTETKQEEGK, from the coding sequence ATGACCGACACCCGCCCGATCGCCGTCGGCGAGAACACTCCCGGGTGCAAGAAACGCGATCCTATTGTGGTGGCGGAGAATGTCACGCGATCCTTCGGCGGCATTAACGCCGTCGACGTCGAGTACCTCGAGATTCCCCGGCACAAGATCACTGCTTTGATCGGCCCCAACGGCGCGGGCAAAACCACGCTGTTCAACCTGTTGACCGGCTTCGACACCCCCAACTCCGGTCAGTGGCAGTTCGAGGGCAACAGCCTGGCGGGCGTCTCCTCCTACAAGGTGGCGCGCATGGGCATGGTCCGGACCTTCCAGCTCACCAAAGTGATGGGCAAGCTGACGGTCATGGAAAACATGCGCCTGGGCGCTGCCAACCAGCCCGGAGAACGGTTGTCCAAGGCCCTCTTCAAGGGTATGTGGGGCGGCCGTGAGAAGGAGATCACCGCGCAGGCCAACGTCCTGCTGGAGAAGTTCAAGCTGGACGCCAAGAAGGACGACTACGCCGCTTCCCTGTCCGGTGGCCAGAGGAAGCTCCTGGAAATGGCACGCTCCCTCATGGTCCGTCCCAAGCTGGTCATGCTGGACGAGCCCATGGCCGGCGTCAATCCTGCCCTGACCCAGTCGCTGCTGGACCACATCAAGAACCTCAAGGCCGAGGGCATGACCGTGCTCTTCGTGGAGCACGACATGAACATGGTGCGCCACATCGCCGACTGGGTGGTGGTCATGGCCGAAGGCAAGGTGGTGGCTGAGGGCCCTCCAGGGGAAGTCATGAAGAACCCCGCCGTGATCGACGCCTACCTCGGCGCCCACCACGACGTCGACCTGGGCGACGCCCAAGGTATCAAGGAACTCGAAGCCGAACTCGTTGCCGATGACGAGTCGGTAGTGGGAACCGAGGACGCCGGCATCCTGTCCACCGACGTCACCGAAACCAAACAGGAGGAGGGCAAGTGA